The nucleotide window TTCGGGTCGCTATGAAGTCATTCTCTGGTTCACGAAAGGAAATAACTATATTTTCAACCTCGACGCCGTTCGTATACCGCAAAAGTATCCGAGCAAAAAGTATTTTAAGGGCCCCCAAAAAGGTGAATATTCCGGGCACCCGTTGGGAAAAAACCCCGGTGATGTTTGGATAATTCCCAACGTCAAGGCGAATCATGTTGAAAAAACCATTTACCCTTGCCAGTTTCCCGTTGAGCTTATTGAACGGCTGGTGTTAGCATTGACTAATGAAGGCGATTGGGTTTTTGATCCATTCATCGGCGTTGGTACGACGGCTATTGCCGCTTTGATGCATAACCGAAAGGCCATTGGAGCGGAAATTCTTTCGGAGTACAGGCAAATAGCAGAAGAACGGATTCAGTCAGGCGAAGAAGGAAGGCTGCGCGTTAGGCCCATGGAGAGGCCGGTTTATGATCCGAAAGCGCCTCATGTTTCAGTCCCACCCAAGCCAGTCCGCTTTGGGGAAAAAACAACTCAATTACCTCTTTTTGATCGAGTTCAACAGGCATTGGACGAAGAAAAGGCATGAGGATCGTATACGAATATTCTCACCTCGGAGGTAGTGAGATACTTAAAG belongs to candidate division KSB1 bacterium and includes:
- a CDS encoding site-specific DNA-methyltransferase; this translates as MEQIRVSSVVDSTADVVLFPGDCRELLRQLPDQFVKLIVTSPPYNLGKPYENRMEMPEYLEQQRQVIADCVRVLHEQGSLCWQVGNYVDNGEIVPLDIALYPIFSSFGLHLRNRIVWHFEHGLHTSKRFSGRYEVILWFTKGNNYIFNLDAVRIPQKYPSKKYFKGPQKGEYSGHPLGKNPGDVWIIPNVKANHVEKTIYPCQFPVELIERLVLALTNEGDWVFDPFIGVGTTAIAALMHNRKAIGAEILSEYRQIAEERIQSGEEGRLRVRPMERPVYDPKAPHVSVPPKPVRFGEKTTQLPLFDRVQQALDEEKA